The segment aaCGGGATCACTTCTACCCGGCTGGCAATAAATGTTATGTTACATTCGTATGtgctttgcaaattttgcaaccgtttttttttttagattcattagacttttttcacacatttttccacttattttgaaataaatcataaaggaaaattccaaattctatggcattttccttaattttctgtttttctaTGAAATGTAATCTGTCCAGCCGGGTTAATTTtcgatgttttttctttactttttcacGTAAAGCCAACTTCACgtgtgtttttatttctcagctgattgagggaaaatttccGCCAAATTTCGCGTTTTTCCtgcaaaatcaatgaaaattctcttgcaAAGGAAAAATCAAGTTAAAGTAAAGTGTTTTTCACCTTAGCAgattagaaaatatatagttGAATACATAGTTTGTTTATCCAGCAGTCTTTTCACAGTGTACACGTGCAGTATGGTAATGTTCAATTCCTgccaaaaataacttttaaaactttattttattctcattttataatttacaaTTCTTGCAGATAATATGCCGCCAACGAAGCAGGAGATTCGGAtagagaagaagatgaagaagatggCTGCATTGGCTGCAATTTCAGAGCTAAATCGCAGAGAAGAAGCATCCGCAAGTACAGCAAATCCGGAACCTGAGAGCAAGAGGCCAAAGATAGATGAAGAAGATATGTCTCCTGAAAAGGCAACACTTACAAAGGAAGAGTACAAGGAGTTGAAGAAGGCGCTCGATGAGAAGAAGAGGCAGCTCAAGAGTGTGCCTAAGATTAAACTTAAAACTGTCGGAGAGGTGGCTTCGCTGAGTGTGCGTGCTTGCGAGAGGACCCCAATCTTCCTCGAGGACATTCAGCATCTTCTCATGAATTCTGCCTTCGGGAAGGAATCCCCACAGACTCCGTGGCGATGGTGTAACATTGAGAAAGTTCAGCAAATCACCCAAACAGTTGTCCTTGTCATTGAAGGCATCTACTTGTACCATTTTTCCGCCTTTGAAAGTCTCTTCGGTGAAACTAATCGgatttttaagacaaaattaGAGACAGTAATGCCTCCGTATGAGGATGGAAGAGTTCTTGAGGAATTTGCTTCATTGCCACTCACACTGAGTCAACAGGAATTAATTATTGCTCAGTATGGAAGCTTGGAAGCAGCCCTGGAAATCATGCACGATCCCGTCCTCATGTTACGATCAATTTTTCCCATAGAAGTGACAACAAAGACCGAAGGTAGGTACTCTTTGTTTCACTAAAAACTTCTTTtgtaacaaaattatttatctttcattttatttacaacaGAAGAAGACCCCGAAGCGActggagagaaagaaaaacttccccCTGAGGATGTCTTTTCGCGTACAAAACTCCTTCTATCTCCTCTGCAGATGGTCGACGAAGGGTACCCACTGCCTCTAAGGGGTGAAATAGCAACAAAATGTCGAGATTATTTACTCACAAAAGATGTCTACAAAGAAGTAACTTCGCAGAGTCCAATGTTTGGTATGGACTGTGAAATGTGTCGTACAACTCTGGGATTCAATGAGCTCACACGGGTATCAATTGTGGATGAAGAGTACAAGCCTGTGTATGAGACTCTTGTAATGCCACCAAATCGTATCATTGACTACCTAACCCCCTACTCTGGTATCACGGCGGATACAATGAAGGGTGTTACAAAGACTCTGGAGGAGGTGCAACAGGAGATTCGGGAATTATTGCCACCGGATGCAATTCTCGTGGGTCAAAGTTTGAACATGGATCTAAATTCATTGGGAATGATGCATCCCTACGTCATTGATACGAGTGTGATCTACAACCTGACAGGAGATCGAAGATTCAAGAGTAAGCTCCAGGTACTGGCCAGGGAGTTTCTTGGAGAAATGATTCAGAAGAAACCCGAAGGGCATGATTCCGTTGAGGATAGTGTGGCCACGTTGAAGCTGACAAAGCTCAAACTGTCCAAAGGAATTGAATTTGGGGATCTTGGATTGCAGAAGAGACGGAAGCAGAAgcgaaaagaagagaattttgatGAACTCCTAGCCGATATTGAGGGGAAGATTCTGAAGAAAGGACTCGCAAAGCCCcggaaaaatctctcaactCTCATTGTTTCATCGAATGCCACAAAGGTGGACTATGAGAAGTACATTGAATCCCGTCGGATGCAGCTACCAGTTGTGGAGGAGAAGGATAGTGCCAACATTTCGTGCTTCATGAAGAAGAGCAACAAAGCAGCTGTGTCCAAGACGTGCGCATCAATCATGGATGCTGCTTTTGTGTTTACACACCTTAAGATTGATCCTAAAAATTTAGCAGATGACAAAGTAGAGGGTGCACTGACGCGTGTGGATCAGTGGATTGGGAAAATCTGGAATTCTTTAGCTGTCAATGGTCTCCTTGTTGTTCTCATGGGAGGCTCACCAATCTCATCGAGTGGAGTGTCCCTGATGGAAGTGAAGAAGTTGTCCAAGAGTGGCAAACCGCCGCAGTGATGAAAAATGAGATTTCTCTCTATGAGGAACTTTTCTTggttttacaataaaaatcctctgctgaaattcttttctttttctttaatttccaggaagaaaatcaagaaaatacaattttctgtgtttttttttggattataTTGGGTCATCTTATATTTACTCAGACTGCTATGGATATggattttgaacattttgaaGGTTAAAATTCTGCGTAAATATAAGATGACACAATAAAAAATCCGCTATTTGGTCCCGCCGGGTTTTGTTTCTTTATGAAGTCAGCTGCAATTGCTACACCACGTGCttttgtttactttttctagaaataataaaaaaatttagtgAATTAAAAACTCGATAAAAATGTCTCCTGGAAGCGCAAAAATAGGATTGAAACGTAGTTTAGGTGGTGTCAAGGACTAcggtaagaaaaagaaacagaaaTCCGAAAAATCAACTCCATCAATTGAGTTGAAGCGAGCAAAGGAAATGCGCAAGAGagtcaagaaaaaatctccaaagaTCAAGTTGAAGTCACCTGGAGAGGCTGCACTGTTAACAGTAGCTGCCAAGGAGAGAAAATCCCTTCTCTGTGAACACATCCGGCATCTAGTGTCGAAGGCTCTACTTGCAAGTGACTCCCCGGAAGTCCCAATGGAGTGGTGTCACCTTGAGAAGAAGCAGAAAATCCCTCAGGCTGCTGTACTCATTGTAGATGGATTGGAGTTGAGTCACTTTAGTAGTCATCGAGAGGGATTCCCAAAGTGTAAGAGTATTTTCCTGTCCCGATACGATACATTGATGCCACTCTTCCGGCGAGGACATGTACTTGATGAGCTGATTGAGATTTCCCTCTCTGACCAGGAGAAGCGAAGGCTTATCAAGAAGTATGAAAGCTTGGAGAATGCCActaatgttgaattttttctacaaGAAGAAGAGAAGATGGAAATCAAGCGGGAACCAATTGCCGATGATACTTTCTCCCGGTTGAAACTCCTTCTCTCACCTCTACAGATGGTAGTTTCCAACTACCCTCTGCCCACGAAGACTACCGCATCAACGAGGAATTACGTCTTCACGCAGGATCGGTACGCCCATGTAACTGCCCAGAGTCCAATGTTTGCAATGGATTGTGAAATGGTTAAAACATCCTTTGGATTCAATGAGGTTGTGAGGATTTCCATTGTCAACGAGGACTGCGAGAGTATTTATGAGACATTTGTGCGCCCCCAACGTCCAGTCATTGACTACAGGACAGATTTTTCCGGAATAACGGCAGAGATAATTGAAACCGCCACGAAAACACTCAAAGACGTTCAGGATGATATTCGAAATCTACTTCCGGCCGATGCAATTCTCATTGGGCACAGTTTAAATGCTGATTTGAAGGCACTCCGGATGATACATCCCTACGTCATAGACACCAGCATCATCTACAATGTTAAGGGAGACCAGAAACGATGCAAACTGCGAGAATTGGCCAAAATGTATCTCGAGGAGACAATTCAGTGGCATCCACTGGGGCACGATTCAATTGAAGACAGTCAAACATGCATGAAGCTCGTTAAGAAGAAACTCTCCCAAGGAATTCACTTTGGAGATCTCCTAATGCAGAAGCTGAAGGAAACTGAATATGACATTAATTCCCTCGGAGGGATTTCTGAAAGCcccgaagaaaaaaacatttcaggGAATCTCCTAGGGTATGTCCTGAACCATAGTAAGGATGCAAAAATCACAATTGTAGCTACGGAAAACACTGCTACGGACTACGAGAGACTCATTCCGAAGCAATTGAGAGGTTCCGAAAGAATTTCAGTCAGtgtcaagaaaaataataaggcTGCAGTGAAGAAATCCTGCAAAATCATCCCGGAAGCCACTCTCAGCTTCACACATCTATCAGTTGAAGAAGATGAGCTCAAGGAGGTCAAAATAGCAGAGACACTGGAAAAGATCGATGAATGGATTGAGCAGTTTTGGACTTCCGTTGCTGTTCATGGGCTCTGTGTTGTCATCTTTAGTGGCTCAAGGGAATCACGGAGTGGATTGACTTTTGCTGAATTTCGAAAGGTGGACTTGGTGGACAATAAGCAAATCCTCTCATCTTGAAAGGttgaaaaaaaggtaaaaatatattttattcaataaattgaacatttttgaagaattttgtgatattttttttatatttaaaatgttgcaaatttttaaggaCGAATGTGGAAGTTATTCTGATATCTTTCttcctaaaatatttaagaattttgtgaatttgcaaGAAATCTTGAAATCACAGCGAAAAGAatcatttcaaaaaatattgaaatgaagaagtttgcaaaatattatttaatatgcTTTTTTATTGACTCTTCATAATTATTTTGGCATTTACTACAATATATCCTTTAAAGGAGGACGGCAGGATTCTATATATTTCTAAAGAATTGATCCGTATACGCACTGTGTTTCCTACAAAAAGAACAATTACAAAACGTCTCGATCGatcagaaaaagaaatatcaagcTCTGAGAatccttttttattcaatattctgTGTTAGAAAACCTTATTTCGTAGATCCTGCATTAGACgactttttcttataaagccttattctttaaaataaatgttgaaTTTATGTTTAGCATTGTCCGTCCACTCATCCGAACTTCTAAAAGAATGaatatctttcttttcttttcgaaaagaaatatattctCCTATGTAGGGCAATTATCCTTAATCAATCATATCCTGTGGCGCAGGAGGGAGAATGTGTGGATGTCTAAATAGTCTCTTATGTacaagattaaaataaaaagggaatttttaaaaataattaataaattctggTTAATCTTTTACTTTCCCTTTTgcttagaaaattctttcctttttcacgaaagatttctttttacaagACATGAGAGAACCAACATTATGATCTTAAACTCCTCCATCAGCAATAATAGGTTAATTTTACGCGGTGCTGCAGCTATGCAGATTGTGGCGTGAGTCATGATCCTGGCTATGCGGTGCTCTCGGCCACGAGTCTTATTCGATTCTGCCGATGATGCCCACATAAAAACCATTGCTCGTCGAACGATCTCGCTTAGTCAACGTCCCACACTCAGCGTAGGAAGAATATCGGCGAACAAATTTCAACCCCCATCTCCCGCGATTTTATCTCTTGAcctaatttttcatacatCGGGTGCGGGGAAAATTCACGCAAACTCGGGGGCGCGCTGTCGGAAAAGTGTTCCGTGAGCGCATGAGCCGGTTGTGAGTGTAAGGAAGATAAATAGTGTTTTCTCGtgttattttttgtgtctgTTGGAGCAATCAGGTGACGGATTTTCCCATTCAGTGCTCCTTTCGGTCcccaacaaagaaaattgtgtgattTTCCGTGGCATTTACAAGAAggtaattttcacacaaattcttcattttttttttgcaaagatcTTTTAGCGTGTGGGTGGTaatttgtggtggaaaattaatgggaAATGCAGTGAATTAGTGGGAAAATGTAGTTTTTCCAGAAAACCCCAATTTCCTCCTCCTCTCACAATTCACCCCAGCTGGTGATGGACTTCCTCAACCTGCATTCACAAGATATCGAAATTCAATAGCATTATCACCATTTGgtttgattttcttatcaagaacattttaaatattgacgaaaatataaatttccagTAAAGtgaacaacaaaatattttgttggcAAGATGGAAAAGGGGCAAAGTGACCAGCTTCCATGATCAATTTATTGCTCCACAAATACTAcacaaaaaatcccattttattccttttaattaCACGCATAGGAaacaatttaacattttattctcCTCATTTataatgttgagaaaaaagaaagaaaaattcattaatggCCACATGTTGCAGCAGCAAATGCAATAGAATTAGTCATTATAGGGACACTTGCATAGGTGCAATGTAGGGTGcaatttgtacatttttgccaataaagaaaagaaaactccgcatagagagaaaattcctcgCATACCCTCCATTTCGGCGCATTTTGATGTTATTCAGCATTCTAAATTTATCCGTGAAAAAcctttcgcaattttctcgtgaTGCCTCTTCGCACACTCGCTGGACTCTCTATCGCAATGGAGACAgcgaaaaaggggaaaaatatTCGACAAGTGTCTCTCTATTTTGCTCAAcatctctttttatttatagaattcaTAATATTCCACGCTCAGTTTTGGGCGAGTTTTCTATCCACAAAAGATGAAAACCCAAGTAAAGTTCCATCCACGAAACGTTTTGCATTGatttttgagtgaaaaaataaagaatattttcaagatttgagccaatcaattttatcaaaaataactTTGATTGAGAACTGACTTCTAGATAATTTTGAAGTCAGATTTTGCGAAGATTTCAGTTCCTCGACATATTTAGGTTTAAGTTAAATCCCAAATAAGTAGGTTAAGTCCTATCTAATTAATCACacctaattaattaatcttttaacGCTGCGGAGGttgatgtaaattttaaaagatattagaaactaattaataaaacacaATCAACAAAAACTGATACAAGTCGTGAAAccaatcaatttatttcaggCTTcctttctcttatttttctctccaaaTCTAATCTTGGTTTAATAGAATTgcgttaaatatttttattagttcttttaaaaataaattaattattcataaaaaaaattcctattGAGTTGACTGGATGCAATGAccaatttgagaaaattaataaggaATGAACGGTATGAATTTTCCACTCCCAATTTCAATCTTCaaattattatgttttattgtttatttctttttttttaacttcttttaaataaataaaatataatgatTCAATTGAGGTATAGTTATTTTAATAAACAGTTGGATGTTTATTGTATTATAAACATTATTGAATTATTAGTAAAcagctaattttttttaagaactctTTGTAACACTTAACAGCTGAGATAGATTGGATCTTTGCTATCTACACATAGTATTACAAAGAAGGGCGAAAGTGCCAAAATCGTTTCGGCCCTTCCTCATTTGAGGGGAAGGTAGATGGCGCATGAggtctttttaagaaaatttgggggtaagtgaaatgcaaggaggaccttcctcccattcataagatcatttgctctcgagcgctcatggtgatcacttgaagggtcgcatgagctgagcgttttttctatatggacttttttctatatggacttttttctgtatgaacttttttttttacctacgatgagtgggttgcagaagaggtgcacaaaaaagggctgaaggaagaaaaatgtacacggagttgagttcagatcttgcaacatttttggttgtacatgagtgggaatgaacagaaatacattttctttcccttttgcacaatgagatcttccaaagtctcgaagagcacaaattttgtcttttcgagcaaaattctgcctccaACACGCTAGCTCATTCAACACGAGCTGATATTGTTActaatgaattcaaaatttgcaatagaaaacttttatttatataaaaaaattttaaaggtttttttcaaTCACCTTTTGGGTcaactttaaatcaaaaattttcttctaaaggttagtaaattaataattttgaaaactctgtagaaaaaaaaattaaattaaaaaattgaattgattaaaaaaacataatcgATACTTGGCTAGAccagaataatataaaaattcaattggtcAGTTTAAAGAAGAAAGTGAACACaacttttatacttttcagcgatgtttcggcATAATTTTAAGCCCATCTTTAAGATTTGTAAGTGTGAAATCGTATTGATCATGGGACAGAAAACTTTATATGATAAATAATTAGGAAAGAATGGGGCATACGATTTGACGACTGGGGCTGGGGTTAATTAAGTCAATGTGCATAAAAGTTTCTCTGAAGGATTATCGAAAGCAAGATATTTTCGTCGATAGGTCGTCAATCTTATACGATATTTTCTGTCCTACAATTTTTTAGGCCATTTGAGGCAATATgagtttttgagcttttcctatcTTTCCACTTTTGCTTTTAGTGAAAGTCGATGGATAAATATAGTCACCGGTGGGGTAAATTAAGTTGATGATATTTTCCGatatttgaaatgatttttcacctaAGATATTAATTGCAGTCTCTAATCTAACCTCTCGTCTATTAATCCGTTACAAATCCGTGGTGTTCTaaccactaaaacagagaattatacaaatttattACCCATGACATTTTTCGAATGGAAGGCTAGAAAATACCTATCTAAAAAAtacctatctatataataaagaaaggtctgtttgttggtaatcgtcctgtctgtacagctatacaaatctacaccgtttgtccgatcgcgatgaaatttggcacagaggctccctATATCaagcggtttcgagtggccgtattaaTGTCTCTCCAAACTCCCTTCAAGTAGCCCAatttttagctaatttttaCCAATATTTTAGGAATTCTTTAGAATCTCTATTCATTAATATGTTCCtccacaattaattttatcaaaaacttGCGCGAAGTgaggcgaggtaaattggaacTAAGCGACTCCATACTATTTACATTACTGACTGAATTCGCCACAAGTGACATGTccagattaaaataattatacaaaGAAATCCCTTTTAAGTTAGTTAAAAACACTAATGCGTTTCGTATTCTACACTACCCAGCTagtgaagaaatattgaaaaggcgttaaaataaaaatatttaagaatacctttttattcttaaaaatgatCTGACAATCTTTTCAACATAATGATGCAGTCGATGTTCTACttcaaatatctcaattatGAATCCTAAATTCcgagcaacaaaaaatatgcCGAAACATCGCCGAAAAGTATAAAAGTTGTGTTCACTTTCTTCTTTAAACTgaccaattgaatttttatattattctggTCTAGCCAAGTATcgattatgtttttttaatcaattcaattttttaatttaatttttttttctacagagttttcaaaattattaatttactaacctttagaagaaaatttttgatttaaagttgACCCAAAAGGTGAttgaaaaaaacctttaaaatttttttatataaataaaagttttctattgcaaattttgaattcattagTAACAATATCAGCTCGTGTTGAATGAGCTAGCGTGTtggaggcagaattttgctcgaaaagacaaaatttgtgctcttcgagactttggaagatctcattgtgcaaaagggaaagaaaatgtatttctgttcattcccactcatgtacaaccaaaaatgttgcaagatctgaactcaactccgtgtacatttttcttccttcagcccttttttgtgcacctcttctgcaacccactcatcgtaggtaaaaaaaaaagttcatacagaaaaaagtccatatagaaaaaagtccatatagaaaaaacgctcagctcatgcgacccttcaagtgatcaccatgagcgctcgagagcaaatgatcttatgaatgggaggaaggtcctccttgcatttcacttacccccgaatttgcaccagtccgcgcgccatctacgttcccctcaaaagaggaaggtacggaactcttggattttttcatcccttcagagattgtattactatataaaattattata is part of the Lutzomyia longipalpis isolate SR_M1_2022 chromosome 3, ASM2433408v1 genome and harbors:
- the LOC129792824 gene encoding RNA exonuclease 5-like, translated to MSPGSAKIGLKRSLGGVKDYGKKKKQKSEKSTPSIELKRAKEMRKRVKKKSPKIKLKSPGEAALLTVAAKERKSLLCEHIRHLVSKALLASDSPEVPMEWCHLEKKQKIPQAAVLIVDGLELSHFSSHREGFPKCKSIFLSRYDTLMPLFRRGHVLDELIEISLSDQEKRRLIKKYESLENATNVEFFLQEEEKMEIKREPIADDTFSRLKLLLSPLQMVVSNYPLPTKTTASTRNYVFTQDRYAHVTAQSPMFAMDCEMVKTSFGFNEVVRISIVNEDCESIYETFVRPQRPVIDYRTDFSGITAEIIETATKTLKDVQDDIRNLLPADAILIGHSLNADLKALRMIHPYVIDTSIIYNVKGDQKRCKLRELAKMYLEETIQWHPLGHDSIEDSQTCMKLVKKKLSQGIHFGDLLMQKLKETEYDINSLGGISESPEEKNISGNLLGYVLNHSKDAKITIVATENTATDYERLIPKQLRGSERISVSVKKNNKAAVKKSCKIIPEATLSFTHLSVEEDELKEVKIAETLEKIDEWIEQFWTSVAVHGLCVVIFSGSRESRSGLTFAEFRKVDLVDNKQILSS
- the LOC129792823 gene encoding RNA exonuclease 5, which codes for MPPTKQEIRIEKKMKKMAALAAISELNRREEASASTANPEPESKRPKIDEEDMSPEKATLTKEEYKELKKALDEKKRQLKSVPKIKLKTVGEVASLSVRACERTPIFLEDIQHLLMNSAFGKESPQTPWRWCNIEKVQQITQTVVLVIEGIYLYHFSAFESLFGETNRIFKTKLETVMPPYEDGRVLEEFASLPLTLSQQELIIAQYGSLEAALEIMHDPVLMLRSIFPIEVTTKTEEEDPEATGEKEKLPPEDVFSRTKLLLSPLQMVDEGYPLPLRGEIATKCRDYLLTKDVYKEVTSQSPMFGMDCEMCRTTLGFNELTRVSIVDEEYKPVYETLVMPPNRIIDYLTPYSGITADTMKGVTKTLEEVQQEIRELLPPDAILVGQSLNMDLNSLGMMHPYVIDTSVIYNLTGDRRFKSKLQVLAREFLGEMIQKKPEGHDSVEDSVATLKLTKLKLSKGIEFGDLGLQKRRKQKRKEENFDELLADIEGKILKKGLAKPRKNLSTLIVSSNATKVDYEKYIESRRMQLPVVEEKDSANISCFMKKSNKAAVSKTCASIMDAAFVFTHLKIDPKNLADDKVEGALTRVDQWIGKIWNSLAVNGLLVVLMGGSPISSSGVSLMEVKKLSKSGKPPQ